A stretch of Lathyrus oleraceus cultivar Zhongwan6 chromosome 6, CAAS_Psat_ZW6_1.0, whole genome shotgun sequence DNA encodes these proteins:
- the LOC127093951 gene encoding uncharacterized protein LOC127093951 yields MTTPRRNTFTLKYKEPKLDSLKGLISDLTLSKRDDFGKDYGKILSLLTKKVDNGIINSLAQYYDPPLRCFTFVDFQLAPTLEEVERIVGLKLKDFNPFPKLEEEAGLKKITLALSINVPTVLDNWVEKGGFEGFAMMFLEDLALKFKKKGNWNAFYVVLALLIHGIVLFPNFENFVDQVAIEVFLSGNPVSFLLADIYHALHARHEKRGGTLLCCAPLLYTWSMQHMPEKGLFMAKELKSPQRLASLTASSIRWYIREWETPDIIVSCGEFSNVPLLGTKGCINYNHMLS; encoded by the coding sequence atgacaactCCAAGGAGAAACACTTTCACACTTAAATACAAGGAACCTAAGCTTGATAGTCTGAAGGGTTTGATCTCTGATTTGACTCTCAGTAAACGTGATGATTTCGGAAAAGACTATGGGAAAATTTTGAGCCTTCTGACTAAGAAAGTTGACAATGGGATTATCAACTCTTTGGCACAAtattatgatccacctctacgttgtTTCACATTTGTTGATTTCCAActagctcctactttggaagaagttgagagaattgtgGGTCTCAAATTGAAAGATTTCAATCCATTTCCAAAGCTTGAAGAGGAAGCGGGCCTAAAGAAGATAACTTTAGCCCTAAGTATCAATGTCCCGACTGTTCTAGACAATTGGGTTGAAAAAGGGGGTTTCGAAGGTTTTGCCATGATGTTCTTGGAAGATTTAGCTCTGAAGTTCAAGAAAAAAGGAAATTGGAACGCATTCTATGTTGTATTGGCTTTATTGATCCATGGGATTGTGCTCTTCCCAAACTTTGAAAATTTTGTGGATCAGGTAGCCATAGAAGTCTTTCTCTCTGGCAATCCCGTATCATTTCTCTTAGCTGACATTTACCATGCCCTTCACGCTCGACATGAAAAGAGGGGTGGAACTTTGTTGTGTTGTGCTCCTTTGCTTTATACTTGGTCCATGCAACATATGCCCGAAAAAGGCCTTTTTATGGCAAAGGAACTTAAATCTCCTCAAAGACTAGCTTCTCTCACTGCAAGTTCCATCCGATGGTATATCCGAGAGTGGGAAACCCCAGACATTATTGTCAGCTGTGGGGAATTTTCTAATGTACCGTTGTTAGGTACTaagggttgcattaattataaccaTATGTTATCTTGA
- the LOC127090989 gene encoding uncharacterized protein LOC127090989 yields MDTASQLVYRGIDPLLRSSHSHRHKNLSLRRRSNRVSAVATDPKPAPVKTVNGSSSKSPSTIPVNGVSQRIGDVSKEIKRVRAQMEEDEQLATLMRGLRGQNLSDSLFAEDDVQLRLVEVDESSEFLPLVYEPASITAYWGKRPRSVATRIVQLLSVAGGFLSRVAWDVVNKKVKENEVARAIEIREIVTSLGPAYIKLGQALSIRPDILSPAAMTELQKLCDKVPSFADDVAMALIEEELGQPWQNFYSELSPSPIAAASLGQVYKGRLKENGDLVAVKVQRPFVLETVTIDLFIIRNLGLALRKFPQISIDVVGLVDEWAARFFEELDYVNEGENGNRFAEMMKKDLPQVVIPRTYSKYTSRRVLTTEWIDGEKLSQSKESNVGELVNVGVICYLKQLLDTGFFHADPHPGNMIRTPDGKLAILDFGLVTKLTDDQKYGMIEAIAHLIHRDYTAIVKDFVKLGFIPDGVNLEPILPVLAKVFDQALEGGGAKNINFQDLASDLAQITFDYPFRIPPYFALIIRAIGVLEGIALVGNPDFAIVDEAYPYIAQRLLTDESPRLRSALRYTIYGKSGVFDAERFIDVMQAFENFITAAKSGGGEDLKGDMAELGIVSNRSEYLLPGFQSVIPQQQPVETRAALAFLLSDKGNFFREFLLDEIVKGIDAVTREQLVKIMSLLGVQNAIPIFNMVPTIGRFKPAALIPTITEEDKVILNNVQKVLEFLTAGSSLSSTSSQALNVPQIIQELLPVLPGISTKVLPDVFSRLSSRVFARLIRDAFL; encoded by the exons ATGGATACGGCATCGCAGCTCGTCTACCGTGGAATCGATCCCTTACTTCGTTCCTCTCATTCCCACCGTCACAAAAACCTCTCTCTCCGTCGCCGTTCAAACCGTGTCTCCGCTGTCGCCACCGATCCTAAACCCGCTCCGGTCAAAACCGTCAACGGTTCTTCTTCAAAGTCTCCATCTACCATACCCGTCAACGGTGTCTCTCAG AGAATTGGTGATGTTTCGAAGGAGATTAAGAGAGTAAGGGCGCAaatggaagaagatgaacagtTAGCGACTCTCATGAGAGGTCTTCGAGGTCAGAATCTTTCAGATTCCCTCTTTGCTGAAGATGATGTTCAGCTACGTCTTGTTGAG GTAGATGAAAGTAGTGAGTTTTTACCATTGGTGTATGAACCAGCTAGCATTACTGCATATTGGGGAAAACGTCCTCGCTCCGTTGCAACTCGCATTGTACAGTTATTATCTGTTGCTGGAGGTTTTCTTTCACGTGTTGCCTGGGATGTGGTTAACAAGAAGGTTAAAGAG AATGAAGTTGCCAGGGCTATTGAAATACGTGAAATTGTGACATCTTTGGGTCCAGCATACATCAAACTTGGGCAAGCATTGAGCATTCGACCTGATATACTGTCACCTGCAGCAATGACGGAGCTGCAGAAGCTCTGTGATAAA GTTCCTTCATTTGCAGATGATGTGGCTATGGCTCTAATTGAAGAGGAGCTTGGTCAGCCATGGCAAAATTTCTATTCTGAATTATCACCCTCTCCCATTGCTGCTG CATCTCTCGGGCAGGTATATAAGGGTCGCCTCAAGGAAAATGGGGATTTGGTTGCTGTTAAAGTGCAAAGGCCTTTTGTTCTAGAGACTGTTACCATTGATTTATTCATTATCAGGAACCTTGGTTTGGCTCTTCGAAAGTTTCCACAG ATCTCCATTGATGTGGTTGGACTGGTTGATGAGTGGGCTGCTAGATTTTTTGAGGAGTTAGACTATGTGAATGAAGGTGAAAATGGAAACCGTTTCGCCGAAATGATGAAGAAAGACCTGCCACAG GTTGTAATACCAAGGACTTACAGCAAGTATACATCAAGGAGGGTTCTTACGACAGAATGGATTGATGGAGAGAAGCTTTCACAGAGCAAAGAAAGCAACGTCGGAGAATTGGTTAATGTTGGAGTCATCTGCTACCTAAAACAG CTGCTTGATACTGGATTTTTTCATGCTGATCCACACCCAGGGAATATGATCCGTACTCCTGATGGAAAACTTGCAATACTTGACTTTG GGCTTGTTACAAAATTGACTGACGATCAAAAGTATGGAATGATTGAAGCAATTGCTCATCTCATCCATCGAGATTATACAGCCATAGTGAAAGACTTTGTTAAACTTGGTTTCATTCCAGATGGAGTCAATTTAGAGCCTATCTTGCCAGTGCTTGCCAAAGTATTTGACCAGGCTTTAGAAGGTGGAGGGGCAAAAAACATAAATTTTCAAGATCTGGCATCAGATTTAGCTCAAATTACCTTTGATTATCCTTTTAGGATACCCCCATACTTTGCTCTTATAATCAGAGCTATCGGGGTTCTTGAAGGAATAGCTTTAGTTGGAAATCCTGATTTTGCCATTGTTGATGAAGCCTATCCATATATTGCACAG AGGCTTCTGACGGATGAATCCCCTCGGCTAAGGAGTGCTCTACGTTACACTATATATGGGAAATCTGGAGTTTTTGATGCTGAAAGATTTATAGATGTCATGCAAGCCTTCGAGAATTTTATTACAGCTGCCAAAAGTGGAGGTGGAGAGGATCTGAAAGGGGATATGGCTGAGCTTGGGATTGTTTCTAACAGGTCAGAATATCTCTTGCCAGGATTCCAGTCTGTGATACCTCAACAGCAGCCAGTGGAAACAAGGGCAGCCCTAGCGTTTTTGCTGTCTGATAAGGGGAATTTTTTCCGAGAATTTCTGTTGGATGAG ATCGTTAAGGGCATTGATGCAGTAACTAGGGAACAACTGGTAAAAATAATGTCCTTACTAGGAGTTCAGAATGCAATCCCTATTTTCAATATGGTACCTACTATTGGACGTTTCAAACCCGCAGCTCTTATACCCACCATAACCGAAGAGGATAAGGTTATACTAAACAATGTCCAGAAAGTCTTGGAATTCTTGACTGCAGGAAGTTCTCTGTCAAGCACATCTAGTCAG GCACTCAATGTTCCTCAGATTATCCAAGAACTTCTGCCAGTGTTGCCGGGTATCTCTACTAAAGTTCTTCCTGATGTTTTTAGCAGATTATCTTCTCGGGTATTCGCGCGATTAATACGTGATgcatttttgtaa